In Candidatus Sedimenticola sp. (ex Thyasira tokunagai), the following proteins share a genomic window:
- a CDS encoding radical SAM protein codes for MEDTVIEKLDGLSPQITHRRIERILLLQPNLRWIEGNFKTRWEIHPINLCLIAAMIESSFDVSILDANLENLTEQQFGERIRELQPDLVGLTLLTSEYADVVHIATRCIKRINPEMITVLGGVYATQAPDMAGKDPNLDYLVLGEGELVFSELLAYIEGKAPLPVRGVAYWRNGQRIIQSKAPYIEDLNDLPLPAYHLIDYQRYTTTLQRISVDSPRDLPYGRMVTSRGCGVGCTFCEIESLSGKQFRARSVEHIIGELKYLKKEYGIKSIIFDDDNLYINRRRTRELCQAMIDEKLGLSWNAIAVPVFYINDEILELMRASGCQYIDMAIESGVERVLKEIINKPVDLDFAKRMVNKAKSLGIDVNAHFIIGLPGESWDEIRKTISYAESLDADYAKFFIYQPLPHTPLYERVIREGWLETGIDMTRNLNWSESRIVSEEFTQQDLRVLRAYEWERINFSKLEKREKIARMMRISEETLNQLRKETLASIAAVTYPAPQTTTGSEVLASAST; via the coding sequence ATGGAAGACACAGTGATCGAAAAACTCGATGGGTTATCGCCCCAGATTACCCATAGACGAATTGAAAGAATATTACTGCTACAGCCTAACCTGAGATGGATTGAGGGTAACTTCAAAACGCGCTGGGAGATTCATCCGATTAATCTCTGTCTGATCGCCGCTATGATTGAATCCTCATTTGATGTCTCTATTCTGGATGCAAACCTGGAAAATCTCACGGAACAGCAGTTTGGTGAAAGGATCCGGGAGTTGCAACCCGATCTTGTCGGATTGACCCTGTTGACCAGTGAGTATGCGGATGTTGTGCATATTGCCACTAGATGTATCAAGCGCATCAATCCAGAGATGATCACTGTGCTGGGCGGTGTCTATGCTACACAGGCACCCGATATGGCCGGCAAAGACCCAAACCTTGATTACCTGGTTCTCGGTGAAGGTGAGCTGGTTTTTTCTGAACTGCTGGCCTATATCGAGGGCAAAGCGCCTCTCCCTGTTCGAGGTGTAGCCTATTGGCGTAACGGTCAACGTATTATCCAGAGTAAAGCGCCCTATATAGAGGATCTTAATGACCTTCCCCTACCTGCTTACCATCTCATCGACTACCAGCGCTATACCACAACCCTGCAGAGAATCAGTGTGGACTCTCCCAGGGACCTACCTTATGGAAGGATGGTCACCTCCAGGGGGTGCGGTGTAGGCTGCACATTCTGCGAGATAGAGTCTTTGTCAGGGAAGCAATTCAGGGCGCGTTCAGTGGAGCACATTATCGGCGAATTGAAGTACCTCAAGAAAGAGTACGGAATTAAGTCGATCATCTTTGATGATGACAACCTGTATATCAATCGCCGCAGGACACGTGAATTATGCCAAGCGATGATTGACGAAAAGCTGGGACTGTCATGGAACGCTATTGCCGTTCCCGTTTTCTATATAAATGACGAGATCCTCGAGTTGATGCGCGCAAGTGGTTGCCAGTATATCGATATGGCAATCGAGTCTGGGGTTGAGCGCGTGTTGAAAGAGATTATCAATAAGCCTGTTGATCTTGATTTTGCCAAGCGAATGGTGAACAAGGCGAAGTCATTGGGGATCGATGTTAATGCACATTTCATTATTGGTTTGCCTGGTGAAAGCTGGGATGAAATACGCAAGACGATCAGCTACGCTGAATCCCTTGATGCAGACTATGCGAAGTTCTTTATCTACCAACCTCTCCCTCACACGCCACTTTATGAAAGGGTGATAAGGGAAGGGTGGCTGGAAACCGGCATCGACATGACAAGGAATCTCAACTGGTCAGAGAGTCGCATTGTCTCAGAGGAGTTTACCCAGCAGGACCTTCGTGTATTAAGAGCTTATGAATGGGAGCGTATCAATTTCAGTAAGCTTGAGAAAAGGGAAAAAATTGCCAGGATGATGCGCATAAGCGAGGAAACATTAAACCAGTTAAGGAAGGAGACTCTCGCCAGTATTGCAGCGGTAACTTATCCGGCGCCACAAACTACAACAGGTAGTGAGGTATTGGCATCGGCATCTACCTAA
- a CDS encoding radical SAM protein: MNKKAADISPVDNIYNNLHFTEYCNNLMHSPVKKLLLIQNLQVDLDNFNYAVARNGGYYIFPPTGLQYIYDSIKGRDIEVIIFDVNFELLKLVSRDMTFKVSNWLDLIEDIICEFSPDAIGVSCLFDFSMEYFLKILKKIKQRTNAIVIAGGVVSTYEWKNILKMKLAHFCIEGEGENKINYLLDHICDQKNDTTPNMGIHYCYDEKYYETKGGLDPVSFDSNLIDTYKIVPIEEYSLYGSLNPYSRQRKLGYGFATIQLSRGCRAHCTFCSVRDLMGKGVRNRSATSVIEEIEYLVKYRNVRHIEWLDDDLLFDKKDFKFVLQSIIDKKLNITWSANNGVIASSLNEELVDLMEKSGCIGFKIGIESGNEEMLRKVLKPSGHKHFLKASSLLMNRENIFVGGNFIVGLPEEKFYMMMDTFLFALKLNFDWSAFTVCQEIRGASAFSEMGDIFEKQILTNGKSANQQFIPTRESNKGYLLNDNTDTLKAGLAVFSLDPMCLPDKEQIKEIWLTFNIIINYLNNKNISVDGNIYKFIRWIETALKGYPTNPYMNIFLAYAYIISGENVKGNALYNYAMDNMDDYWEKRFKQFYLDDLTVDFPDRADAARIKIEKVRDNIFPYYCEWVNYSYSH; the protein is encoded by the coding sequence ATGAATAAGAAAGCAGCTGATATAAGTCCTGTTGATAACATTTATAATAATTTACATTTCACTGAATATTGTAATAATCTGATGCACTCGCCTGTTAAAAAGTTACTGTTAATACAAAATTTACAAGTTGATTTGGATAATTTTAATTATGCAGTGGCAAGAAATGGAGGTTACTATATTTTTCCTCCCACGGGTCTACAGTATATTTATGACTCTATTAAAGGAAGGGATATTGAGGTAATAATATTTGATGTCAATTTTGAATTACTTAAGCTAGTCTCGCGCGATATGACGTTTAAGGTTTCAAACTGGTTAGATCTTATCGAAGATATAATTTGTGAGTTCTCTCCAGATGCTATTGGAGTCTCCTGCTTATTTGATTTTTCAATGGAATATTTTCTGAAAATTCTAAAAAAAATCAAACAACGAACTAACGCTATTGTTATTGCTGGTGGCGTTGTTTCGACCTATGAATGGAAGAATATATTAAAGATGAAATTGGCTCACTTCTGCATTGAAGGCGAAGGTGAGAATAAAATTAATTATTTATTAGATCATATTTGTGATCAAAAAAACGATACAACACCTAATATGGGGATACACTATTGTTATGATGAAAAATATTATGAGACAAAAGGAGGGCTAGATCCTGTTTCGTTTGATTCTAATCTGATTGATACTTATAAGATCGTTCCAATTGAAGAATATAGTCTCTATGGTTCCTTGAATCCTTATTCAAGGCAGAGAAAGCTTGGGTATGGTTTTGCAACTATACAATTAAGCCGCGGATGTCGAGCTCATTGTACATTTTGTTCAGTTAGAGACTTAATGGGTAAGGGTGTAAGAAATCGTTCTGCAACTAGCGTTATTGAAGAAATTGAATATCTTGTTAAATATCGTAATGTTCGCCATATTGAGTGGCTTGATGATGACCTCCTTTTTGATAAAAAAGATTTTAAATTTGTTCTTCAGAGTATTATTGATAAAAAACTGAATATTACCTGGTCAGCAAACAATGGTGTCATTGCCTCTTCATTGAATGAAGAGCTTGTCGATTTGATGGAAAAATCAGGTTGTATTGGATTTAAAATTGGCATTGAATCCGGCAATGAAGAGATGCTGAGAAAAGTATTAAAACCATCAGGGCACAAACATTTTTTAAAAGCATCTTCATTATTAATGAATAGAGAGAATATCTTTGTAGGCGGAAATTTTATTGTTGGTTTACCAGAAGAAAAATTTTATATGATGATGGATACATTTCTATTTGCGCTTAAACTTAATTTTGATTGGTCTGCTTTTACTGTTTGTCAGGAAATTCGAGGTGCTTCAGCTTTTTCTGAAATGGGTGATATTTTTGAAAAGCAGATTCTTACCAATGGGAAAAGTGCCAACCAACAATTTATTCCTACCCGAGAAAGCAATAAAGGGTATTTATTAAATGATAATACAGATACTTTAAAAGCTGGCTTGGCCGTATTTTCACTCGATCCAATGTGTCTTCCAGACAAAGAACAAATCAAAGAAATATGGCTAACATTTAATATTATTATTAATTATCTTAATAATAAAAATATATCCGTTGATGGCAATATATATAAGTTTATTCGATGGATAGAAACGGCATTGAAAGGATATCCTACAAATCCTTATATGAATATATTTCTTGCTTATGCCTACATCATTTCAGGTGAAAATGTAAAAGGTAATGCTTTATATAACTATGCAATGGATAATATGGACGATTATTGGGAAAAGCGCTTTAAACAGTTTTATCTGGATGATTTAACGGTTGATTTTCCAGATAGAGCTGATGCTGCAAGAATAAAAATAGAAAAGGTACGTGATAACATTTTCCCATATTACTGCGAATGGGTTAACTATAGTTATAGTCACTAA
- a CDS encoding radical SAM protein — translation MTNIYEKVKIRAHKQLLAAVSSQEKTIPLHVRIEPTEICNLRCSFCWWHNPQRRSTFNNLSLSGREKLVTDRFLTLVDELKAIGVQALSFTGAGDPLCHNGMEAVLGRVVDSELFWGITSNMGMPLSEQMIELLARAQWVRWSLNAGSSKGYREINRPRTKADKTFSLACENISRLHDRRQQLDNPCTLTASYILHNNSKDIVSAAELASTLGADAIAYRPDTPVTRQETPSQFESSERDAMVEAKHRFDSEHFTVDIGDVRLGDVAPFPPNILCYYSNHSTYIDARGDIYPCCYTRFDAKYVIGNIMEQPFETLWWSKQRLDNYRQLSMRYCPSCPHGRTNQILKDYYDGKIHIEKEEEGVLSASDYFI, via the coding sequence ATGACCAATATCTATGAAAAGGTGAAAATCCGAGCGCACAAACAGCTACTGGCAGCGGTCTCAAGCCAAGAAAAGACGATACCCCTACATGTGCGCATCGAACCGACCGAAATCTGTAACCTGCGTTGCAGTTTTTGCTGGTGGCACAATCCACAGCGGCGTTCAACATTCAATAACCTGAGTTTATCGGGACGGGAGAAACTGGTCACCGACCGATTTCTAACCTTGGTCGATGAATTAAAGGCGATTGGCGTTCAGGCTCTTTCGTTTACCGGGGCGGGTGATCCGCTATGCCACAACGGCATGGAGGCGGTCCTCGGCCGGGTGGTCGATAGCGAATTATTTTGGGGCATTACCTCGAATATGGGCATGCCGCTTTCGGAACAGATGATCGAACTACTGGCACGGGCTCAGTGGGTGCGCTGGAGCCTCAACGCAGGCAGTAGCAAAGGCTACCGTGAAATCAACCGACCCCGCACCAAAGCCGACAAAACCTTTAGCTTGGCGTGCGAGAACATCTCCCGTCTGCACGACCGAAGGCAACAGTTGGATAACCCCTGTACCCTGACGGCCAGTTACATACTGCACAATAATTCCAAAGACATCGTCAGCGCCGCCGAACTGGCCTCCACCCTCGGCGCCGACGCCATCGCCTACCGGCCCGACACACCGGTAACACGTCAGGAAACACCATCACAATTTGAATCCTCAGAGCGGGACGCAATGGTAGAGGCCAAGCACCGCTTCGATTCAGAGCACTTTACCGTCGATATCGGCGACGTCCGCCTTGGGGATGTAGCCCCGTTCCCACCAAATATTCTATGTTACTACTCAAACCACTCCACCTATATCGATGCGCGGGGGGATATCTATCCTTGCTGTTATACCCGTTTCGACGCCAAATATGTCATCGGCAACATCATGGAACAACCATTCGAGACATTGTGGTGGTCAAAGCAACGACTTGACAACTATAGGCAGCTATCCATGCGCTACTGCCCTTCATGCCCCCACGGCAGAACCAACCAGATTTTGAAGGACTACTATGATGGGAAGATTCATATTGAGAAGGAAGAAGAGGGGGTGTTATCAGCATCGGATTATTTCATTTAA
- a CDS encoding WbuC family cupin fold metalloprotein, producing MNGEENTLNTAARFINSTYLDRLKREAAASPNLRSRLCLHCDTQSPVQEMINVFCHDSYLRPHRHPQGKTESYHIIEGVLRVYLFDELGVVNTYSDLCNSDPKAPFLFYQPGGLWHMPVAMTPFVVFHEVYTGPFEEDRDVEYADWSPEPKNPVSVNAFKAGLP from the coding sequence ATGAACGGAGAAGAAAACACACTCAACACCGCCGCAAGATTTATCAACTCAACCTACCTGGACCGCCTTAAGCGCGAGGCCGCCGCCTCCCCCAACCTACGTTCCCGGTTGTGTCTTCATTGCGATACGCAGTCACCAGTGCAGGAGATGATCAATGTCTTTTGTCATGACAGCTATCTGCGACCCCATCGTCACCCCCAAGGCAAGACCGAGTCCTATCACATCATCGAAGGGGTGTTGCGGGTCTATTTGTTCGACGAACTGGGAGTAGTGAACACCTACTCCGACCTTTGCAACAGCGATCCCAAAGCTCCATTTCTATTTTATCAGCCGGGTGGATTGTGGCATATGCCAGTCGCGATGACCCCCTTCGTAGTATTTCACGAGGTCTATACGGGGCCATTCGAGGAGGATCGGGATGTCGAATACGCGGATTGGAGTCCGGAACCTAAGAATCCAGTATCGGTGAATGCCTTTAAGGCCGGGCTGCCATGA
- a CDS encoding NAD-dependent epimerase/dehydratase family protein produces the protein MKWIVLGGSGFIGSHIVSYFSHKPGSCLSLSSTQCDLMDCSRIRSALAPHLKDATLIIAAGIPRLKSDDTETLCRNIRIISNLSKVLETSPPARMIYLSTVEVYGASAEPITESTPIQPDTQYGIAKYACELILERVRRTTGTPLHTLRLPGVYGAGDKGRGFIGTLVKSIQQQHRFTLHGGGSDLRDYLFVGDIPRVIEALCRLDGDDGVLNIVSGHSRSIGEIADLVSERLGPCTLMRQSTNKPPVHMTFTAERLKRRLPGLQLTPLEQGTDDYAVAPSDGLE, from the coding sequence ATGAAATGGATCGTTCTAGGCGGCTCCGGCTTTATTGGGTCTCACATCGTCTCCTATTTTTCCCACAAACCAGGAAGTTGTCTGTCGTTATCATCGACGCAGTGCGACCTGATGGATTGCAGCCGGATACGGAGTGCCTTGGCACCTCATTTGAAAGACGCCACGTTGATCATCGCCGCCGGCATACCCCGGCTCAAGTCAGATGATACTGAAACCCTATGTCGCAACATCCGCATAATCTCCAATCTAAGCAAAGTGCTGGAGACTAGCCCCCCTGCCAGGATGATCTATCTCAGTACAGTCGAGGTCTACGGCGCATCTGCAGAACCAATTACCGAATCGACACCAATCCAGCCGGATACTCAGTATGGAATCGCCAAATACGCCTGCGAACTGATATTGGAACGAGTGCGGCGCACCACCGGAACACCGTTACACACCCTGAGGCTACCAGGCGTCTACGGTGCTGGTGACAAAGGGCGGGGCTTTATCGGAACGCTAGTGAAATCCATCCAGCAACAGCATCGCTTCACCCTTCACGGCGGCGGTTCCGATCTGCGCGATTATCTCTTTGTGGGTGACATTCCACGGGTCATCGAAGCTTTGTGTCGGCTCGACGGCGACGATGGGGTATTAAACATTGTCAGTGGCCATAGCCGTTCCATCGGTGAGATCGCCGACCTGGTATCCGAACGCTTAGGCCCTTGCACTTTGATGCGGCAGTCGACCAACAAACCACCCGTCCATATGACGTTCACTGCCGAACGGTTGAAAAGACGGTTGCCGGGACTACAGCTGACGCCGTTAGAGCAAGGTACCGACGATTATGCCGTAGCACCGTCGGACGGTTTGGAGTGA
- a CDS encoding NAD(P)-dependent oxidoreductase, whose amino-acid sequence MTQASDILILGHRGFIGSRLLEQFKKSRPGAIVRGFSGRDLDLTSHSQTMGLIPYLKLSSVVVICSGIKGAVDNSPSAFRANIEMAINLLALFKKQRVRKVVYFSSASVYGEDRHLIGITEQTPVNPISYYGISKYSSERLFQRAFSGEEQPELLLLRPSIVYGPGNHNEGYRPSGFARAALAGGSIWIWGDGLEKRDFIYIDDLVGLVDRLIDHPFQGVLNIASGEPQSYRMLAECTVALLDRPVTLRHRPRTGVRVDQTFSVEMLQKIIPDYRMTIPKEGIRRTVEYVKQHG is encoded by the coding sequence ATGACCCAAGCGAGCGATATCCTCATTCTTGGGCACAGGGGTTTTATCGGCTCCCGTTTATTGGAGCAATTCAAGAAAAGTCGCCCAGGTGCAATCGTTCGCGGCTTTTCGGGACGTGATCTTGATTTGACATCACATTCTCAAACGATGGGCCTGATTCCTTATTTGAAACTGTCAAGCGTGGTCGTTATCTGTTCTGGAATAAAGGGGGCGGTAGACAACTCACCCTCCGCATTTCGAGCCAATATCGAAATGGCCATTAACCTATTAGCATTGTTTAAGAAGCAGCGAGTCCGTAAGGTGGTTTATTTCAGTTCGGCATCAGTCTATGGTGAAGATCGTCACCTTATTGGAATTACAGAACAAACTCCGGTTAATCCAATCTCCTATTATGGTATTTCAAAATATAGTTCGGAACGCTTGTTCCAGCGGGCATTCAGTGGAGAGGAGCAACCGGAGCTACTGCTGTTGAGGCCATCTATCGTTTATGGCCCGGGTAACCATAATGAAGGCTACCGGCCGTCTGGATTTGCTCGTGCTGCTTTGGCGGGAGGGTCCATATGGATCTGGGGGGACGGATTGGAAAAAAGGGACTTTATCTATATAGACGACCTAGTCGGATTAGTGGATAGACTGATAGACCACCCCTTTCAGGGTGTACTGAATATTGCTTCCGGAGAGCCGCAAAGCTACCGGATGCTCGCTGAGTGTACTGTGGCATTATTGGATCGGCCCGTTACATTGCGCCACCGGCCACGCACCGGAGTCCGCGTCGACCAGACTTTCTCAGTAGAAATGTTGCAAAAAATCATCCCCGATTACAGGATGACCATACCGAAAGAGGGAATCCGGAGAACAGTAGAATATGTCAAACAGCATGGGTAA
- a CDS encoding glycosyltransferase — translation MTSFAVLMPNYNHGRYLNEALDAVLSQKGTDGRLVLIDDGSTDDSTSKVQAYIDRHGQQFDYIQLPSNKGVIHAMEAVLATTSEPLFFSIGPDDPVKLGFFTHSLDMMKCYPKAGLCFSDTTRLFPSGETREVTHHLSDRPCYLTPHAFARKIDEQPRFSIATSSCCWRRQPFLDIWDHRLRELRWHYDWFVSLVVAFRHGVCYIPEAYQFVRIDPASYSLAGIHSEAQSEVYVTLLELLQDPAYADVKPFFKIPSILSKFGIEIVNLIEEHPIYHDYLSDRLIELAHQADEYNHERQRQFEYAFKSTE, via the coding sequence ATGACCTCTTTTGCCGTCCTGATGCCCAATTACAATCATGGGCGTTACTTAAATGAAGCGCTAGATGCCGTGCTTTCCCAGAAAGGGACGGACGGGCGATTGGTGCTGATAGACGATGGCTCAACGGATGATAGCACTTCCAAAGTACAAGCCTATATTGACCGGCATGGCCAACAATTCGATTATATCCAACTGCCATCCAACAAGGGCGTGATTCATGCAATGGAGGCCGTACTCGCAACAACTTCTGAACCACTGTTCTTTTCTATCGGGCCTGATGATCCCGTCAAACTCGGTTTTTTCACACACTCGCTTGATATGATGAAGTGCTATCCGAAAGCTGGCCTCTGTTTTTCCGATACCACACGACTGTTTCCTTCAGGGGAGACCCGTGAAGTGACCCATCATTTGAGTGATCGGCCATGCTATTTAACACCACATGCGTTTGCCCGAAAGATCGATGAGCAACCACGGTTTAGTATCGCCACCAGCAGTTGTTGCTGGCGACGCCAACCTTTTTTGGATATCTGGGATCACCGACTCCGGGAATTAAGGTGGCATTACGACTGGTTTGTGTCGCTGGTCGTCGCATTTCGGCATGGGGTCTGTTACATCCCGGAAGCTTATCAGTTCGTACGTATCGATCCCGCTTCCTACTCTCTGGCAGGAATACACTCCGAGGCTCAATCCGAAGTATATGTAACTCTGTTGGAACTGTTGCAGGATCCCGCCTATGCTGATGTGAAACCGTTTTTCAAGATACCTTCGATTTTATCGAAGTTCGGTATAGAAATAGTGAATTTGATTGAGGAACACCCCATTTATCATGATTATTTGTCTGATCGTTTGATTGAGTTGGCACATCAAGCGGATGAGTATAACCATGAACGCCAACGTCAGTTTGAATATGCCTTCAAATCCACAGAGTAG
- the ccsA gene encoding cytochrome c biogenesis protein CcsA, with protein sequence MSTNLTAFFAIACYLSSGLIIAIRLFRGEGGGGIPRVAGIATGLAGVVIHSLLLYQSIHNEGGINLSFFVAASLIAWGILVLLMISSLSKPVENLGIVLLPLAILTIVLEMHFPSSRILPIDAPRGLLAHIIISLLAYSILALASVQAILLAVQDHHLRHRHPGGFIRALPPLQTMETLLFEMIGMGFVLLTLALPTGFIFLDDMFAQHLVHKTILSVLSWLVFGTLLWGRFRFGWRGQKALIWTLVGFVVLMLAYFGSKAVVELVLP encoded by the coding sequence ATGAGCACTAACCTTACCGCCTTTTTTGCCATCGCCTGCTACTTAAGCAGTGGACTTATTATCGCTATCCGCCTGTTCCGTGGAGAAGGAGGGGGCGGTATTCCACGAGTAGCCGGTATAGCAACCGGATTGGCAGGGGTTGTCATTCACAGCCTGCTACTGTATCAGAGCATCCATAATGAAGGAGGCATTAACCTCAGCTTCTTTGTCGCTGCGTCTCTGATCGCATGGGGTATTTTGGTACTGCTGATGATCTCATCTCTCTCCAAGCCGGTGGAGAATCTGGGTATCGTTTTGCTGCCCCTGGCAATTCTCACCATCGTCCTGGAGATGCACTTCCCCTCATCCCGCATTTTGCCAATCGATGCACCACGAGGGCTGCTTGCGCACATCATCATCTCCCTTCTGGCCTACAGCATCCTCGCCCTGGCCAGTGTACAGGCGATACTGCTGGCGGTTCAGGATCACCACCTGCGCCACCGCCACCCCGGCGGTTTTATCCGTGCCCTGCCACCGCTACAGACGATGGAGACCCTACTGTTCGAGATGATCGGCATGGGCTTTGTCCTGCTCACCCTGGCACTACCCACCGGCTTTATCTTTCTTGACGACATGTTTGCCCAGCACCTGGTGCACAAGACCATCCTCTCGGTTCTCTCCTGGCTGGTTTTCGGTACTTTGCTGTGGGGGCGTTTTCGCTTTGGCTGGCGTGGACAGAAAGCGCTGATCTGGACATTAGTGGGTTTTGTTGTACTGATGCTGGCTTACTTCGGCAGTAAGGCGGTTGTTGAGCTGGTATTACCCTAA
- the ffh gene encoding signal recognition particle protein, with product MFDNLTDRLGGVLNKLRGQGRLTEENVKETLREVRMALLEADVALPVVRTFVDQVREQALGEEVMNSLTPGQVLIKIVNDELIKVMGEANESLNLAAQPPAVILMAGLQGSGKTTSVAKLARWLRESGKKSVMVVSCDVYRPAAIEQLKTLAGEVDAEFFPSNAMQKPQSIASAALEQARRQFKDVLIVDTAGRLHVDEQMMGEIKELHAAITPVETLFVVDSMTGQDAANTAKAFDQALPLTGVILTKTDGDARGGAALSIRQITGKPIKFLGVGEKVDALEPFHPERMASRILGMGDVLSLVEEVQRKVDHTKTQKLAKKLQKGKGFDLGDFREQMEQMAQMGGLGSMMDKLPGMGQIPDHVKNQVNDKEITRSIAIINSMTPQERSFPNVIKGARKRRIALGSGTRVQEVNKMLKQFTQMQKMMKKMKGGGMAKMMRGLKGKLGPGGGMPPGGMPPGGGLPF from the coding sequence ATGTTTGACAATTTGACCGACCGGCTCGGCGGCGTACTTAACAAGCTGCGCGGGCAGGGCCGACTGACCGAAGAGAATGTAAAGGAGACCCTGCGCGAAGTGCGTATGGCACTACTGGAGGCGGACGTCGCCCTGCCGGTGGTGCGTACCTTTGTCGATCAGGTGCGTGAGCAGGCACTGGGCGAAGAGGTTATGAATAGCCTTACGCCGGGCCAGGTGTTGATCAAGATCGTCAATGACGAACTGATCAAGGTAATGGGGGAGGCAAACGAATCCCTCAATCTGGCGGCGCAGCCCCCTGCAGTCATCCTTATGGCTGGTCTTCAGGGGTCAGGTAAAACCACCAGTGTGGCCAAGTTGGCGCGCTGGTTGAGGGAGAGTGGCAAGAAGTCGGTGATGGTAGTGAGCTGCGACGTCTACCGTCCTGCCGCTATCGAGCAGCTGAAGACCCTGGCCGGTGAGGTGGATGCCGAGTTCTTCCCCAGCAACGCCATGCAGAAGCCCCAGTCTATCGCCAGCGCGGCCCTTGAACAGGCACGACGCCAGTTCAAGGATGTGCTGATCGTCGATACCGCCGGTCGCCTGCATGTCGACGAGCAGATGATGGGGGAGATCAAGGAGCTGCATGCCGCCATTACCCCGGTGGAAACCCTGTTTGTGGTCGACAGCATGACCGGCCAGGATGCCGCCAATACAGCCAAGGCGTTTGACCAGGCACTGCCCCTGACCGGTGTCATTCTGACCAAGACAGATGGTGATGCCAGGGGTGGTGCGGCCCTCTCCATCCGCCAAATCACCGGCAAGCCGATCAAGTTTCTCGGTGTTGGTGAAAAAGTTGATGCTCTGGAACCCTTTCATCCGGAGCGTATGGCCTCCCGTATCCTCGGAATGGGTGATGTGCTCTCTCTGGTGGAGGAGGTTCAGCGTAAGGTCGATCATACCAAGACCCAGAAGTTGGCAAAAAAGCTGCAGAAGGGAAAGGGCTTCGATCTTGGGGACTTCCGGGAGCAGATGGAGCAGATGGCCCAAATGGGTGGTTTGGGATCAATGATGGACAAGTTACCGGGAATGGGCCAGATTCCCGACCATGTAAAGAATCAAGTCAATGACAAGGAGATCACCCGCTCCATTGCCATTATCAACTCCATGACGCCCCAGGAACGCAGTTTTCCCAACGTTATCAAGGGGGCACGCAAGCGTCGCATCGCTCTCGGTTCCGGTACTCGGGTGCAGGAGGTGAACAAGATGCTGAAACAGTTCACCCAGATGCAGAAGATGATGAAGAAGATGAAGGGTGGAGGTATGGCGAAGATGATGCGCGGTCTCAAGGGTAAACTCGGGCCAGGCGGTGGCATGCCCCCGGGTGGTATGCCTCCTGGCGGTGGTTTGCCCTTCTGA
- the rpsP gene encoding 30S ribosomal protein S16 — protein MVTIRLARTGAKKRPFYHIVVADSRRPRDGRYIERLGFFNPIAIGGEERLRLDHTRIDHWVSQGAQASDRVNKLMKEAAKAAA, from the coding sequence ATGGTAACAATTCGTCTCGCACGGACCGGCGCAAAAAAGCGGCCGTTCTATCATATTGTTGTGGCTGATAGCCGCAGACCTCGCGATGGCCGTTACATCGAGCGTTTGGGGTTCTTCAACCCTATTGCCATCGGTGGTGAAGAGCGTCTGCGTCTCGATCACACTCGCATCGACCACTGGGTTTCCCAGGGCGCGCAGGCTAGCGATCGCGTTAACAAGCTGATGAAGGAAGCCGCCAAGGCGGCCGCCTGA